In one window of Streptomyces griseus subsp. griseus DNA:
- a CDS encoding ectoine synthase has protein sequence MIVRSFKDIENTDRHVKSASGTWESKRIVLAKEKVGFSLHETVLYAGTETSMWYANHIEAVLCTEGEAELTNDETGETHWISPGTMYLLDGHERHTLRPKTDFRCVCVFNPPVTGREDHDENGVYPLLTEEA, from the coding sequence CACCGACCGGCATGTGAAGTCCGCGTCCGGCACCTGGGAGAGCAAGCGCATCGTGCTCGCCAAGGAGAAGGTGGGCTTCTCGCTCCACGAGACCGTGCTCTACGCGGGCACCGAGACCTCCATGTGGTACGCGAACCACATCGAGGCGGTCCTGTGCACCGAGGGCGAGGCCGAGCTCACCAACGACGAGACGGGCGAGACCCACTGGATCTCCCCGGGCACGATGTACCTGCTGGACGGCCATGAGCGGCACACCCTGCGGCCCAAGACCGACTTCCGCTGCGTGTGCGTCTTCAACCCGCCCGTCACCGGACGGGAGGACCATGACGAGAACGGTGTCTACCCACTGCTGACCGAGGAGGCCTGA